One segment of uncultured Fibrobacter sp. DNA contains the following:
- a CDS encoding glycoside hydrolase family 11 protein produces MEKYLSKAVKFGAVLAFGLATSNAFAVDACNEDMGHPGNGTNVSGNKVGGISGTPWGFEQWYQGGNATMTYYNNGTFKANWSGSNDYLTRVGYQYNGNGISHTTKHFTVDYKYTKTGNASYGYIGVYGWTKNPETEYYIVDDWYSKPSEQYVGEKFGEITVDGAKYTIHAFLRQQEPSKSGTSTFVQFFSIRETPRQCGHIDISAHFKKWDELFTGQNQQLRGSKGGASAQLKFGNVTEVMLMTEAGGGATGSVDYTYFNMSDNGEASPVGGGESAQSSTSGDAGAGQGAGQGAGQGAGQGAGQGAGQGMGGFDMGNFDWSSFGQGGGQGGGQGGMGGFDMSNFDWSSFGQGGGMGGFNFGGGQGAGQGAGQGGNSDFSNFDWGGTNTGANQGSDTPATTTPVTTNPVITPADNGGFAALPSEIKAVNTSKTYKVFNSTGRYLGTIQANAGTSLSDALFAKFGKGGIYMLRSGAKTVTVKVAH; encoded by the coding sequence ATGGAAAAGTATCTCTCTAAAGCTGTAAAATTCGGTGCGGTACTCGCATTCGGATTGGCAACAAGCAACGCATTTGCCGTAGACGCCTGTAACGAAGATATGGGACATCCGGGGAACGGAACCAACGTGAGCGGCAACAAAGTCGGAGGCATCAGCGGCACACCTTGGGGCTTCGAGCAGTGGTATCAGGGTGGCAACGCAACCATGACCTATTACAACAACGGTACGTTCAAGGCCAACTGGAGCGGTTCGAACGACTACCTGACTCGTGTGGGCTACCAGTACAACGGAAACGGCATTAGCCACACAACAAAGCATTTCACGGTCGACTACAAGTACACTAAGACGGGTAACGCCTCTTACGGCTACATCGGCGTGTATGGCTGGACAAAGAACCCCGAAACCGAATACTACATCGTGGATGACTGGTACAGCAAGCCGAGCGAACAGTATGTCGGCGAAAAGTTCGGCGAAATCACCGTGGACGGCGCCAAGTACACCATCCACGCATTCCTCCGTCAGCAGGAACCCTCCAAGTCGGGAACCTCTACGTTCGTGCAGTTCTTCAGCATTCGCGAAACGCCGCGTCAATGCGGCCACATCGACATTTCTGCCCACTTCAAGAAATGGGACGAACTCTTCACAGGTCAGAACCAGCAACTCCGCGGTTCCAAGGGCGGCGCCTCCGCTCAGCTCAAGTTCGGTAACGTGACCGAAGTGATGCTCATGACCGAAGCCGGTGGCGGCGCTACGGGTTCTGTGGACTACACCTACTTCAACATGAGCGACAATGGCGAAGCAAGCCCGGTTGGCGGCGGCGAATCCGCACAGAGCAGCACAAGCGGCGACGCTGGTGCCGGTCAGGGTGCTGGCCAAGGTGCCGGTCAGGGTGCTGGCCAAGGCGCTGGCCAGGGCGCTGGCCAGGGCATGGGAGGCTTCGACATGGGCAACTTTGACTGGAGTTCCTTCGGTCAGGGTGGCGGCCAAGGCGGTGGCCAAGGCGGCATGGGCGGCTTCGACATGAGCAACTTTGACTGGAGTTCCTTCGGTCAGGGCGGCGGCATGGGCGGATTTAACTTTGGCGGTGGCCAAGGTGCCGGTCAAGGTGCTGGCCAAGGCGGCAACTCCGACTTCAGCAATTTTGACTGGGGTGGAACAAATACAGGCGCCAACCAAGGTTCTGACACTCCGGCCACAACGACCCCTGTTACAACGAATCCGGTCATCACTCCGGCCGACAATGGTGGCTTTGCAGCCCTCCCCAGCGAAATCAAGGCTGTCAACACCTCCAAGACCTACAAGGTATTCAACTCTACCGGACGTTACCTGGGCACCATCCAAGCCAACGCCGGAACGAGCCTCAGCGACGCCCTCTTCGCCAAGTTTGGCAAAGGCGGCATCTACATGCTGAGAAGTGGCGCCAAGACGGTTACCGTCAAGGTCGCACACTAA
- a CDS encoding glycoside hydrolase family 9 protein, with translation MPFFIVCIFAFVVFAAAAEQEQPTPYDLIRPIWPMKWDTAATDEGGTVESFSKYVPDKEKHNTVPPVGSMPQDFVANGFIPDTLNQAFRDAQNLRIGRIRVNQAGYLPDDPEMQFYYVSDGSCSETFSIVDLNGNEVATGGTFKSSGLKTSAHWEIKAGTDAATEKKGRYSATANAPSGTVCIGHIVQLAGNLSLETRYRIKVLKQLSSTFIISPRVYSMVRDALIKFYGVNRSGNSESWFHKPSHTKDGGGPVVNDIGGAVAGGVSFKEGDLQGGWYDCGDHLKESYTQAYAFMVLAVVAGGNPDRDDDHYAYNHGETINTDGIPDILREAKHGADFFLRAYRAANGVIDNMPVSIGNFGADHSWWGRPENQDALPTTLARRGGPHERDVRLGELNANVSSEIAAGLAILGREYATYDKAFADSCKMLATKLYEFAKDLALGRKTYANNKYKGDWGTPAYSGSNSYLDDISVAAIALHFGTYPDSGMKYLNDAVEDKTIGVEQEPGVGFFRGGWFAGSRDGMRKSSNTDWANVQTYALYAFYKLLLRDEATAASFGISKDDRLWYAENVAYMLANNVSARSGTGSTAITIPHPSDGTRTVSASDLWFQMQTQMAWIYNRYQAGNIFDVFAYADVTKDLEGVRLPQKGVQNWNSAKMKQLGINQLNYLFGVNPWDISFLIGVGDKSDNHPHHRAANPEGKNMPGAGYKYNPPTGAIFGGVPPEGNNEWIPSTFSWEDYFKSETCIDGTAMFLAAATTAIKEEDRNRAPSKINVEIRYVGYDSAIVKISQDVRGPAMILYSTNETGPFNVAVKDSVPGVAHDIHMTGLKNGTTYYFKVVAINARSEAYATKWLVDSTSTPFSFTTLVSQPGPADIQHVKVCNLTADSAEIMWYTPNGQYESKMYWDTVQTTYDKMQWNTGDTNADVSGIPTSFHYVKIGGLEEKTTYYYCVESNGVRRCNNDKNQPLKFTTPVRRYNFDVSVYQYEFTGLDFLNLNLVNNEDKPFSDLTLRFYVTARPEEIEAVPGENNLPGTCPLLVDEDICQAYDEAGFNRPCVNKNGQSVDDSLRYYLRHAVPVKLEDTYDPATGTYDWYIPIPLGGTTIKSSSRMRIDIGVSSGIYQNGICETLRTPAKKRLSATSGDWSWSPHKRDEDGADYDGVPVWDKNQGDYEQAPVNPYIVVYRKDEFISGFSPSYQEMVTKKADYKMTVAYNPPFNVSNGSYIKIDSSTSTMHVRGTALITESGYVTDIWVNGVALTPEQLKNAAIYNYETGKYDLDIPVKLTIGTNKVDITVFAGPNPECQECQENGGCAFNNRTYYVQFSKGDRTAGKLQLVREDGSSVTSPVTDNPLKFKIIVSDKDNAKNSTVSVSLHNSRTGESSSITLKRTNEALGYFESDWLSAIKQEEASIPNVALLGGDTVTVIYIDAGDDEDSTAQYFYAKPTTPIPLLAQLVDTDCNSAADVINMTFTGSKFDNDKVKLDSVVITLDDQAASTFTAKPTAAVIGDEVQISLGDALPAIADPSGKVTIYMTETGSVKTSDIQITDGVAPMLTSVTILENENHMYTQDTLKVIFSEPVNLASKTVWPFRITDGAAEIPQETIVVRGATTTDNGKSWQYVIEGNNEGKFIKQGFKAEIASGFNVTDQIGNALSTCNGPATIVESVRPVPARYASITDVTGDGQPDEIYIEFAKVLREKDMFDTIDVYWGNPDIYKAFAKPQGGWALDTLLGDIVEKTSYVVDPDSSKGTWSTKEKSFCETVNVPDTIYKTVETIDSTTGETVTHKEIQSIGQKTVQDMSTCKTTIDSTFIPATTEVKEQVQSQYSIIRIQVPEGTFKNATYGSRNGNGLILPRQGPLGGFFDDNTAPLSDKCPPIILKASWKGIDMKEDGQTDLLTLTMSEPLDTMPEQPYLIERKRDDKAGVYIEKVHLNRIEHQPNSTTFIYYYNDDDNQTTTVHIGDYVRLVPENSMSFYKDAAGLFAGEETPWVPVVGVVSNVKIKVSMPEHLVTGKKEFAYNGAVLTKDQSFRLSVKNKSDAEIIIAEGNSKLHSVSSLPINNYVHGGPVFQIDLTLPQVLENTISGEAKREYKINLEIDLFTNLGAFVNKVTYNFDLNDLKEYISANSTMTMYLEWCSIDGSPASNKGKKIGTGAYIARYDITAKGAYKAKQPDDGDKTSAKKKNETGTISFGFRREPKK, from the coding sequence ATGCCGTTTTTTATTGTATGTATTTTTGCTTTTGTAGTATTCGCTGCGGCAGCGGAACAGGAACAGCCGACTCCCTACGACCTCATCCGGCCCATCTGGCCAATGAAGTGGGACACGGCTGCAACTGACGAAGGTGGCACAGTCGAAAGCTTCAGCAAATACGTACCCGACAAGGAAAAACACAACACGGTCCCCCCAGTCGGCTCCATGCCGCAGGACTTCGTCGCCAACGGTTTTATTCCAGACACCCTGAACCAGGCTTTCCGTGACGCGCAGAACCTCCGCATCGGGCGTATCCGCGTAAACCAGGCCGGTTACCTCCCCGACGATCCGGAAATGCAATTCTACTATGTTTCTGACGGTTCATGCTCCGAAACATTCTCTATCGTCGATCTTAACGGAAACGAAGTCGCTACCGGCGGAACATTCAAGTCATCTGGGCTCAAGACATCGGCACACTGGGAAATCAAGGCGGGCACAGACGCCGCAACCGAAAAAAAAGGCCGCTATTCAGCCACAGCCAACGCTCCCTCCGGTACAGTCTGTATAGGCCACATCGTCCAGTTGGCTGGCAACCTTTCCCTGGAAACCCGCTACCGCATCAAGGTTCTCAAACAGCTTTCTTCTACATTCATCATCAGCCCGCGTGTTTATTCCATGGTGCGCGACGCCTTGATCAAGTTCTACGGCGTCAACCGCAGCGGCAACTCGGAATCTTGGTTCCACAAGCCGAGCCATACCAAAGACGGCGGTGGCCCGGTCGTGAACGACATCGGCGGAGCCGTTGCCGGCGGTGTATCCTTCAAGGAAGGCGACCTGCAGGGCGGTTGGTACGACTGCGGTGACCACCTGAAGGAATCCTATACGCAAGCTTACGCATTCATGGTCTTGGCCGTTGTCGCAGGCGGCAACCCAGACCGTGACGACGACCATTACGCTTACAACCATGGCGAAACCATCAACACAGACGGTATCCCCGACATTCTGCGCGAAGCGAAGCACGGGGCGGATTTCTTCCTGAGGGCCTACCGCGCCGCAAACGGAGTCATCGACAACATGCCCGTTTCTATCGGTAACTTCGGTGCCGACCACAGCTGGTGGGGCCGCCCGGAAAACCAGGACGCACTCCCGACCACGCTCGCTCGCCGCGGCGGCCCGCACGAACGTGACGTGCGCCTGGGCGAACTCAACGCAAACGTTTCAAGTGAAATTGCCGCAGGTCTCGCTATCCTTGGCCGCGAGTACGCCACCTACGACAAGGCGTTCGCGGATTCCTGTAAGATGCTCGCCACAAAGCTCTATGAATTTGCAAAAGACCTCGCCCTCGGCCGCAAGACTTACGCCAACAACAAGTACAAGGGCGACTGGGGAACCCCGGCCTATAGCGGCAGCAACTCCTACCTCGACGACATCAGCGTCGCCGCCATTGCCCTCCATTTCGGCACCTATCCGGATTCCGGCATGAAGTACTTGAACGACGCCGTCGAAGACAAGACCATTGGCGTTGAACAGGAACCCGGCGTGGGATTCTTCCGCGGCGGTTGGTTCGCCGGTTCCCGCGACGGCATGCGCAAGTCCAGTAACACGGACTGGGCCAACGTCCAGACTTACGCCCTCTACGCATTCTACAAACTCCTGCTCAGGGACGAGGCAACAGCCGCCAGTTTCGGCATCAGCAAGGACGATAGGCTCTGGTACGCCGAAAACGTGGCATACATGTTGGCAAACAACGTGTCCGCCCGATCGGGAACGGGCTCTACCGCCATCACTATCCCGCACCCGAGCGATGGTACCCGAACCGTTTCTGCAAGCGACCTTTGGTTCCAAATGCAAACCCAGATGGCCTGGATCTACAACCGCTACCAAGCGGGCAACATTTTTGACGTGTTCGCCTATGCCGACGTGACCAAAGACTTGGAAGGCGTCAGGCTGCCTCAGAAGGGCGTGCAGAACTGGAATTCCGCCAAGATGAAGCAACTCGGCATCAACCAGCTCAACTACCTCTTCGGTGTGAACCCGTGGGATATTTCCTTCTTGATTGGCGTGGGCGACAAGAGCGATAACCACCCGCACCACCGTGCCGCCAACCCCGAAGGCAAGAACATGCCCGGTGCTGGCTACAAGTACAACCCGCCGACCGGCGCTATCTTTGGTGGTGTTCCGCCCGAGGGCAACAACGAATGGATACCGAGTACATTCAGCTGGGAAGACTACTTCAAGTCTGAAACCTGTATCGACGGTACGGCAATGTTCCTCGCCGCAGCGACAACGGCCATCAAGGAAGAAGACCGCAACCGCGCACCGTCCAAGATTAACGTGGAAATCCGCTACGTGGGCTACGATTCGGCCATCGTGAAAATTTCGCAGGATGTCCGTGGCCCTGCCATGATTCTTTACAGCACCAACGAGACGGGCCCGTTCAATGTCGCCGTCAAGGATTCCGTCCCCGGCGTAGCGCACGACATTCACATGACAGGCCTCAAGAACGGCACCACCTACTACTTCAAGGTCGTCGCCATCAACGCACGCAGCGAAGCTTACGCCACCAAGTGGCTCGTGGATAGCACCAGCACCCCGTTCTCGTTCACCACACTCGTAAGCCAACCGGGCCCGGCCGATATCCAGCACGTGAAGGTCTGTAACCTTACCGCCGATAGCGCCGAAATCATGTGGTACACCCCGAACGGCCAGTACGAGTCCAAGATGTACTGGGATACCGTGCAGACCACCTACGACAAGATGCAGTGGAATACCGGCGATACAAACGCCGACGTTTCCGGCATCCCGACAAGTTTCCACTATGTAAAGATTGGCGGGCTCGAAGAAAAGACCACATATTATTATTGTGTCGAAAGCAACGGAGTCCGCAGGTGCAACAACGACAAGAACCAGCCCCTCAAGTTTACGACTCCGGTACGGCGCTACAACTTCGACGTGAGCGTTTACCAGTACGAATTCACTGGCTTGGACTTCTTGAACTTGAACCTCGTCAACAACGAAGACAAACCCTTCAGCGACCTGACACTGCGCTTCTACGTCACCGCAAGGCCCGAAGAAATCGAGGCTGTACCGGGCGAGAACAACCTACCGGGCACCTGCCCGCTGCTCGTCGACGAAGATATCTGCCAAGCTTACGACGAAGCCGGTTTCAACAGACCCTGCGTCAACAAGAACGGGCAGAGCGTTGATGACTCCCTGCGCTACTACCTGAGACACGCAGTCCCCGTCAAGCTAGAAGACACCTACGACCCCGCGACAGGAACATACGACTGGTACATTCCTATTCCGCTTGGCGGTACCACGATCAAGTCGTCTTCGCGTATGCGTATCGACATCGGCGTCTCGTCGGGTATCTACCAGAACGGAATTTGCGAAACGCTCCGTACCCCAGCCAAGAAGCGCCTTTCTGCTACTTCCGGGGACTGGTCCTGGTCGCCCCACAAGCGTGACGAAGACGGAGCCGACTATGACGGCGTCCCGGTCTGGGACAAGAACCAGGGCGATTATGAACAAGCGCCGGTCAACCCCTACATCGTTGTTTACCGCAAGGATGAATTCATCTCCGGCTTCAGCCCGTCTTACCAGGAAATGGTGACGAAGAAGGCCGACTACAAGATGACGGTCGCCTACAACCCGCCGTTCAACGTATCCAACGGATCCTACATCAAGATCGACTCCTCCACCAGCACGATGCACGTCCGCGGTACGGCGCTCATCACCGAAAGCGGCTACGTGACCGACATCTGGGTCAACGGCGTGGCACTCACTCCGGAGCAGTTGAAGAATGCGGCCATATATAACTACGAAACGGGCAAGTACGACCTCGACATCCCGGTGAAGCTGACCATCGGAACGAACAAGGTAGACATCACCGTGTTCGCCGGCCCGAACCCGGAATGCCAGGAATGCCAGGAGAACGGTGGCTGTGCGTTCAACAACCGCACCTACTACGTCCAGTTCAGCAAGGGCGACCGCACCGCAGGCAAGCTCCAGCTCGTCCGCGAAGACGGAAGCTCCGTCACCAGCCCGGTGACCGACAACCCGTTGAAGTTCAAGATTATCGTAAGCGACAAGGACAACGCGAAGAACTCCACCGTGAGCGTCTCGTTGCACAACTCCAGAACCGGCGAATCCTCGAGCATCACATTGAAAAGGACAAACGAAGCGCTCGGCTATTTCGAAAGCGATTGGCTCTCCGCTATAAAGCAAGAAGAAGCGAGCATCCCGAATGTCGCCTTGCTGGGCGGAGACACCGTCACGGTCATCTACATTGACGCCGGAGACGATGAAGACTCCACGGCACAATACTTCTATGCAAAGCCAACGACCCCGATTCCGCTGCTTGCGCAGCTGGTTGACACGGACTGCAATTCCGCCGCTGATGTCATCAACATGACCTTCACCGGAAGCAAGTTCGACAACGACAAGGTCAAGCTGGACAGCGTTGTCATCACCTTAGACGACCAAGCCGCCAGCACGTTCACAGCCAAGCCCACGGCAGCCGTTATCGGCGACGAAGTCCAGATCTCTCTAGGCGATGCACTCCCTGCCATTGCTGACCCGAGCGGAAAGGTTACCATCTACATGACCGAAACGGGTTCCGTCAAGACATCCGACATCCAGATTACCGACGGAGTCGCACCGATGCTTACGAGCGTGACCATCCTGGAAAACGAAAACCACATGTACACGCAGGATACGCTCAAGGTTATTTTCTCCGAACCGGTCAACCTGGCCTCTAAAACAGTCTGGCCATTCCGCATCACAGACGGTGCCGCCGAGATTCCGCAAGAGACCATCGTTGTTCGCGGAGCCACGACGACAGATAACGGCAAGAGCTGGCAATATGTCATCGAAGGCAACAACGAAGGCAAATTTATCAAACAAGGTTTCAAGGCCGAAATAGCGTCCGGTTTCAACGTCACTGACCAAATCGGCAACGCACTTTCTACCTGTAACGGCCCTGCCACCATCGTGGAATCGGTCCGCCCGGTACCGGCCCGTTACGCCTCGATTACCGACGTCACCGGAGACGGACAGCCCGACGAAATTTATATCGAGTTCGCCAAGGTTCTCCGCGAAAAAGACATGTTCGACACCATCGACGTCTACTGGGGCAATCCCGACATCTACAAGGCATTCGCCAAGCCGCAAGGTGGATGGGCGCTCGATACGTTGCTGGGCGACATCGTCGAAAAGACATCCTACGTAGTCGACCCCGATTCCTCCAAGGGTACTTGGTCTACAAAGGAAAAGTCCTTCTGCGAAACAGTCAACGTCCCGGATACAATCTACAAGACGGTCGAGACCATCGACTCCACGACTGGCGAAACGGTCACGCATAAGGAAATCCAGTCTATCGGTCAAAAGACCGTGCAAGACATGAGCACCTGTAAGACGACGATCGACTCCACCTTTATCCCGGCGACAACCGAAGTCAAGGAACAGGTACAAAGCCAGTACTCCATCATCCGCATCCAGGTCCCCGAAGGAACATTCAAGAATGCGACCTACGGCAGCCGCAACGGAAACGGTTTGATTCTCCCGAGACAAGGCCCGCTGGGCGGATTCTTCGACGACAACACGGCTCCGCTCTCCGACAAGTGCCCGCCCATCATCTTGAAGGCTTCTTGGAAGGGTATCGACATGAAGGAAGACGGCCAGACAGACCTGTTGACACTCACCATGTCTGAACCGCTGGACACTATGCCAGAACAACCCTACCTCATCGAAAGGAAACGCGACGACAAGGCGGGAGTCTACATCGAAAAGGTTCACCTCAACCGAATCGAGCACCAGCCGAACTCGACAACGTTCATCTACTACTACAACGATGACGACAACCAGACGACAACAGTCCACATCGGTGACTACGTAAGGCTCGTACCAGAAAACAGCATGAGCTTCTACAAGGATGCCGCAGGCCTGTTCGCCGGCGAAGAAACACCCTGGGTTCCGGTGGTCGGTGTCGTGAGCAACGTGAAGATCAAGGTGTCCATGCCGGAACATCTCGTCACAGGCAAAAAGGAATTCGCCTACAACGGGGCAGTCCTAACCAAAGACCAGTCGTTCAGGCTCTCTGTCAAGAACAAGAGCGATGCCGAAATCATCATTGCCGAAGGCAACAGCAAGCTCCATTCCGTTTCGTCGCTCCCGATCAACAATTATGTCCACGGTGGCCCTGTATTCCAGATAGACCTTACATTGCCGCAAGTCCTCGAAAACACCATTTCTGGAGAGGCAAAGCGTGAATACAAGATCAATCTGGAAATCGACTTATTCACCAATCTGGGCGCATTCGTCAACAAGGTAACGTACAACTTCGACCTTAACGATTTGAAGGAATACATCAGCGCAAACAGCACAATGACCATGTACTTGGAATGGTGCTCGATCGACGGTTCTCCGGCAAGCAACAAGGGCAAGAAAATTGGCACGGGTGCCTATATCGCCCGCTACGACATCACGGCGAAGGGTGCCTACAAGGCAAAGCAGCCGGATGATGGCGACAAGACATCGGCCAAGAAGAAGAACGAGACCGGGACCATTTCGTTCGGGTTCCGTCGCGAGCCGAAGAAATAA